The Streptomyces phaeolivaceus genome has a window encoding:
- a CDS encoding exo-rhamnogalacturonan lyase family protein — protein MPPIDRRSLLKAAAVAGAAAQFSWALGSSHAQAAPGAEAAEAEPVTLDWLEDGGLGAAPGSTVGVPWPKGAYEKEQSFSLTDADGKAVAVQSWPIGYWPDGSVKWTAHAVGAGAGAGKLTLAAGTPAAPEKKVTVDKRGGTIDVSTGVITAKIGKSGSTLVKSVLRGSTEIAHTGRLVLLRQPEIEDGDQGTEKYERFESVIDEVEVEQGGPVRAVVRIDGKHRKGSRSWLPFSIRLYFYAGAESFRMVHTLTFDGTQEPGKASGDFIRGIGVRFKVPMRDAAYDRHIRIGGEGTGLLREAVKGVTGLRRDPGTAVRTAQFEGKKLPDPSTWDQRVTTRLQYIPEWGDYTLSQLSADGFAVRKRTKKGHGWIPAGGGRRASGFGYVGGASGGFAFGLRDFWEKFPAQLDIRDAHTDTAEVTLWLWSPEAQPMDLRFYHDGMGQDTYPEQLEGLNITYEDYEPEFGTPYGIARTSELLFWAHESTPGAEDMARQIDAVRTPPQLATPPKQLVKAGVFGGLFAEPDRSTAAKAKIEDHLDFLFTYYKDQVEMRRWYGFWDYGDIMHSYDPSRHQWCYDVGGYAWDNSELSPDLWLWFAYMRSGRADIFRFAEAMTRHTGEVDVYHLGKWAGLGTRHGVQHYADSAKQQRIANTTYRRYYYFLTADERVGDLMHANVDSDETFLVLDPIRKIRTEPYTPDRNALSIGFGTDWSGLVSAWLTEWERRGPKWEKAKARVLSTMETIAAQPNGFVQGSALYDLDTGRFAVATEAKVGVSHLSAMFGLVELNAELLDQIEMPKFKEAWLDYCRYFNATKAEQAARYGSNFGSLLLFQGHSRQDAYAAVQLGDDKLAARAWRQFYNSADTWDYKESTDWSTKKIEGPTALVPGSEAAWVSTNATALYGLAAIQNLALVGDKMP, from the coding sequence ATGCCCCCCATCGACCGCAGGTCCCTTCTGAAGGCGGCCGCCGTCGCCGGAGCCGCCGCGCAGTTCAGCTGGGCGCTAGGGAGTTCGCACGCACAGGCCGCGCCCGGAGCCGAGGCGGCGGAGGCGGAGCCGGTGACCCTGGACTGGCTGGAGGACGGCGGGCTCGGCGCCGCACCCGGATCGACGGTGGGCGTGCCGTGGCCGAAGGGCGCGTACGAAAAAGAACAGTCGTTTTCCTTGACCGACGCGGACGGCAAGGCCGTGGCCGTGCAGTCCTGGCCGATCGGCTACTGGCCCGACGGCTCCGTGAAGTGGACCGCGCACGCGGTGGGCGCGGGCGCCGGTGCCGGCAAGCTCACCCTCGCCGCCGGCACCCCGGCCGCGCCGGAGAAGAAGGTCACCGTCGACAAGCGCGGCGGCACCATCGACGTGTCCACCGGGGTCATCACCGCGAAGATCGGCAAGTCCGGCTCCACCCTCGTGAAGTCCGTGCTGCGCGGCTCCACCGAGATCGCCCACACCGGTCGGCTGGTCCTGCTGCGGCAGCCGGAGATCGAGGACGGCGACCAGGGCACCGAGAAGTACGAGCGGTTCGAGAGCGTCATCGACGAGGTGGAGGTCGAACAGGGCGGGCCGGTCCGCGCGGTCGTCCGCATCGACGGCAAGCACCGCAAGGGCAGCCGCAGTTGGCTGCCGTTCTCGATCCGGCTCTACTTCTACGCGGGCGCCGAGTCGTTCCGCATGGTGCACACCCTCACCTTCGACGGCACCCAGGAACCCGGCAAGGCGAGCGGCGACTTCATCCGCGGCATCGGCGTCCGCTTCAAGGTCCCGATGCGGGACGCCGCGTACGACCGGCACATCCGGATCGGCGGCGAGGGCACGGGGCTGCTGCGCGAGGCGGTGAAGGGTGTCACCGGGCTGCGGCGCGACCCGGGTACGGCGGTGCGTACGGCCCAGTTCGAGGGGAAGAAGCTGCCCGACCCCTCCACCTGGGACCAGCGGGTCACCACCCGTCTCCAGTACATCCCCGAGTGGGGCGACTACACGCTCTCGCAGCTGTCCGCCGACGGCTTCGCGGTCCGCAAGCGCACCAAGAAGGGCCACGGCTGGATCCCGGCCGGCGGCGGCCGACGGGCGAGCGGCTTCGGCTACGTCGGCGGCGCGTCCGGCGGGTTCGCCTTCGGGCTGCGGGACTTCTGGGAGAAGTTCCCCGCCCAGCTCGACATCCGCGACGCCCACACCGACACCGCCGAGGTCACCCTCTGGCTCTGGTCGCCCGAGGCCCAGCCCATGGACCTGCGCTTCTACCACGACGGCATGGGCCAGGACACCTACCCCGAGCAACTCGAAGGCCTCAACATCACCTACGAGGACTACGAGCCCGAGTTCGGCACCCCCTACGGCATCGCCCGCACCAGCGAACTCCTCTTCTGGGCCCATGAGTCCACCCCGGGCGCCGAGGACATGGCCAGGCAGATCGACGCCGTCCGGACACCCCCGCAGCTCGCCACCCCGCCCAAGCAGCTCGTCAAGGCGGGCGTCTTCGGCGGGCTGTTCGCCGAACCGGACCGCTCCACCGCGGCCAAGGCCAAGATCGAGGACCACCTCGACTTCCTCTTCACCTATTACAAGGACCAGGTGGAGATGCGCCGGTGGTACGGCTTCTGGGACTACGGCGACATCATGCACAGCTACGACCCCAGCCGTCACCAGTGGTGCTACGACGTCGGCGGCTACGCCTGGGACAACTCCGAACTCTCGCCCGACCTGTGGCTCTGGTTCGCCTACATGCGCTCCGGACGCGCGGACATCTTCCGCTTCGCCGAGGCCATGACCCGCCACACCGGCGAGGTCGACGTCTACCACCTGGGCAAATGGGCCGGCCTCGGCACCCGCCACGGCGTCCAGCACTACGCCGACAGCGCCAAGCAGCAGCGGATCGCCAACACCACGTACCGCCGCTACTACTACTTCCTCACCGCCGACGAACGCGTCGGCGACCTCATGCACGCCAACGTCGACTCCGACGAGACGTTCCTCGTCCTCGACCCCATCCGCAAGATCCGCACCGAGCCCTACACCCCCGACCGCAACGCCCTGTCGATCGGCTTCGGCACCGACTGGTCGGGCCTGGTGTCGGCATGGCTGACCGAGTGGGAGCGGCGCGGCCCCAAGTGGGAGAAGGCCAAGGCGCGCGTGCTGTCGACCATGGAGACGATCGCTGCCCAGCCCAACGGCTTCGTCCAGGGCAGCGCGCTCTACGACCTCGACACCGGCCGGTTCGCCGTCGCCACCGAGGCCAAGGTCGGTGTCTCGCACCTCTCGGCGATGTTCGGCCTGGTCGAGCTGAACGCCGAACTCCTCGACCAGATCGAGATGCCGAAGTTCAAGGAGGCCTGGCTCGACTACTGCCGCTACTTCAACGCGACGAAGGCGGAACAGGCGGCGCGCTACGGCTCCAACTTCGGGAGCCTGCTGCTCTTCCAGGGGCACTCGCGGCAGGACGCGTACGCGGCGGTCCAACTCGGCGACGACAAGCTGGCGGCCCGTGCCTGGCGGCAGTTCTACAACAGCGCCGACACCTGGGACTACAAGGAGTCGACCGACTGGTCCACGAAGAAGATCGAGGGGCCGACGGCGCTCGTGCCCGGCAGCGAGGCGGCGTGGGTGTCGACCAACGCGACCGCGCTGTACGGGCTGGCGGCGATCCAGAACCTGGCGCTGGTGGGCGACAAGATGCCGTAG
- a CDS encoding carbohydrate ABC transporter permease, whose amino-acid sequence MSAQATEITPAPAPSARAGALRRRLPGSLAWHIGALAVLAVILYPVIWVIGGSLKKSEDIVGSLDLLPSDPILTNYTRLTDGIADIPISTFFLNSLTLALGSVVGILVSCSLTAYAFSKIKFAGRNLLFTLMIGTLLLPYHVLLIPQYVLFRNMEMINTYTPLLLPKYLATEAFFVFLMVQFMRNLPKELDEAARLDGCGHFRIYWSIVLPLCRPALITSAIFTFINAWNDFMGPLIYLNEPDKYTVSLGLKMFVDQDAVANYGGMIAMSLVALLPVLAFFLAFQRYLIDGMATSGLKG is encoded by the coding sequence ATGAGCGCACAGGCCACCGAGATCACCCCCGCCCCGGCCCCGTCCGCGCGGGCGGGCGCCCTGCGCCGCAGGCTCCCCGGTTCCCTCGCCTGGCACATCGGGGCGCTCGCCGTCCTCGCGGTGATCCTCTACCCGGTGATCTGGGTGATCGGCGGCTCGCTCAAGAAGAGCGAGGACATCGTCGGCAGTCTGGACCTGCTGCCGAGCGACCCGATCCTCACCAACTACACCCGGCTCACCGACGGCATCGCCGACATCCCGATCTCCACGTTCTTCCTCAACTCCCTCACCCTCGCCCTCGGTTCGGTGGTCGGGATCCTCGTCTCCTGCTCACTGACCGCGTACGCCTTCTCGAAGATCAAGTTCGCGGGGCGCAATCTGCTCTTCACACTGATGATCGGCACGCTCCTGTTGCCCTACCACGTGCTGCTGATCCCGCAGTACGTGCTGTTCCGCAACATGGAGATGATCAACACCTACACTCCGTTGCTGCTGCCGAAGTACCTGGCCACGGAGGCGTTCTTCGTCTTCCTGATGGTGCAGTTCATGCGGAACCTGCCCAAGGAACTCGACGAGGCGGCCCGGCTCGACGGCTGCGGGCACTTCCGGATCTACTGGTCGATCGTGCTGCCGCTGTGCCGGCCCGCGCTCATCACCAGCGCGATCTTCACCTTCATCAACGCCTGGAACGACTTCATGGGCCCGTTGATCTATCTGAACGAGCCCGACAAGTACACGGTCTCACTCGGGCTGAAGATGTTCGTGGACCAGGACGCCGTGGCCAACTACGGAGGCATGATCGCGATGTCGCTGGTGGCGCTGCTGCCGGTGCTCGCCTTCTTCCTCGCCTTCCAGCGCTATCTGATCGACGGCATGGCCACCTCGGGTCTGAAGGGCTGA
- a CDS encoding carbohydrate ABC transporter permease produces the protein MGTTVTHAPATEGLSKDERSEPRHGPADAPSPAALLRRGRRENLAGYLFMSPWIAGFLLLTAGPMIASLYFAFTDYNLFDAPRWIGLGNFSEMFADPRWRHSVRVTLWYVVVGTPLKLLLALGVALLLAQNRRGQAFYRAAFYAPSLIGASVSVAIVWKAIFSDDAIVDRTQRIFGIDAGGWIGDPELIIYSLVALTVWQFGAPMVIFLAGLKQVPRELYEAAEVDGAGKWRRFWNITLPMISPVLFFNILLETIHSFQIFSSAYIVGGGAGGNACGPADGSMVYTCYLYVQGFENSRMGLASAMAWLLLVAVALVTAVLFWSQKRWVHYEEGA, from the coding sequence ATGGGAACCACCGTGACACACGCCCCTGCGACGGAGGGCCTGTCCAAGGACGAGCGCTCCGAGCCGCGGCACGGTCCGGCCGACGCCCCGAGCCCCGCCGCGCTGCTGCGGCGGGGCCGCCGGGAGAACCTGGCCGGCTATCTCTTCATGTCCCCGTGGATCGCCGGTTTCCTGCTGCTCACAGCGGGGCCGATGATCGCCTCGCTCTACTTCGCCTTCACCGACTACAACCTGTTCGACGCGCCCAGGTGGATCGGCCTCGGCAACTTCTCGGAGATGTTCGCGGACCCGCGCTGGCGCCACTCGGTGCGGGTGACGCTGTGGTACGTCGTCGTCGGGACACCGCTCAAGCTGCTGCTGGCCCTCGGTGTGGCGCTGCTGCTGGCCCAGAACCGACGCGGCCAGGCCTTCTACCGGGCCGCCTTCTACGCGCCGTCGCTGATCGGGGCCAGTGTCTCCGTCGCGATCGTGTGGAAGGCGATCTTCTCCGACGACGCGATCGTCGACCGCACCCAGCGGATCTTCGGCATCGACGCCGGCGGCTGGATCGGCGACCCGGAGCTGATCATCTACAGCCTGGTGGCGCTGACCGTCTGGCAGTTCGGCGCGCCCATGGTCATCTTCCTCGCCGGTCTCAAGCAGGTCCCGCGTGAGCTGTACGAGGCCGCCGAGGTCGACGGGGCGGGCAAATGGCGGCGGTTCTGGAACATCACCCTGCCGATGATCTCCCCGGTCCTCTTCTTCAACATCCTGCTGGAGACGATCCACTCGTTCCAGATCTTCAGCTCGGCCTACATCGTCGGCGGCGGCGCCGGAGGCAACGCCTGCGGTCCGGCCGACGGCTCGATGGTCTACACCTGTTATCTGTACGTCCAGGGCTTCGAGAACAGCCGGATGGGCCTGGCCTCCGCCATGGCCTGGCTGCTGCTGGTCGCGGTCGCGCTGGTGACGGCGGTGCTGTTCTGGTCCCAGAAGCGCTGGGTGCACTACGAGGAGGGTGCCTGA
- a CDS encoding ABC transporter substrate-binding protein encodes MQQNRNVERRTVLKAAGASLAVAGLGATATACGGDSGAGDGTVTIRYAWWGAEDRAQRIKKTIALFEKKYPKIKVKTDFQVYPDFWKKFNTQASGGNPPDVFQNAIGFLRKYDAKNVLLDLSPQVEAGNLSLDGFRAGLEKFGEVDGKLLGVPVGSNSMALVIDKPVYTKSGVKPEQGWTWDDFDAAMKKIREKAGRAGDSGMYGVMYLYDLYLRQNGKAFFTEDGLGFTEADLKAWWAKAEKGLEEGLYADPKKVAQIKPKSAVAAELAAGEFTWDNFTVRYTSEGKSEYGLAPIPTTDGKRTGQYLGSLMLSASKRTQHPKEVAQFIDFMVHEPEVAKIMGYDRGVPATQAQYDAYQPTDPVNKAIAEYEESLVAAGVLEPITPHPNGADICEAAFLRIGDELALGTRTVDEAVKQFFTESKTALGT; translated from the coding sequence ATGCAGCAAAACAGGAACGTTGAGAGGCGGACGGTCCTCAAGGCGGCGGGAGCCTCACTGGCCGTCGCGGGGCTGGGGGCGACGGCCACGGCCTGTGGTGGTGACAGTGGCGCGGGGGACGGGACGGTGACGATCCGTTACGCCTGGTGGGGTGCGGAGGACCGCGCGCAGCGCATCAAGAAGACCATCGCGCTATTCGAGAAGAAGTACCCGAAGATCAAGGTGAAGACCGACTTCCAGGTCTATCCCGACTTCTGGAAGAAGTTCAACACCCAGGCCTCCGGTGGAAATCCGCCGGATGTGTTCCAGAATGCCATCGGTTTCCTGCGGAAATATGACGCGAAGAATGTACTGCTCGATCTGAGCCCACAGGTCGAGGCGGGCAACCTCTCCCTGGACGGCTTCAGAGCCGGCCTGGAGAAGTTCGGCGAGGTCGACGGAAAACTGCTCGGCGTCCCGGTCGGCTCCAACTCGATGGCACTGGTGATCGACAAGCCCGTCTACACCAAGTCCGGGGTGAAGCCGGAGCAGGGCTGGACCTGGGACGACTTCGACGCGGCGATGAAGAAGATCCGGGAGAAGGCGGGCCGGGCCGGCGACAGCGGCATGTACGGCGTCATGTACCTCTACGACCTCTATCTGCGCCAGAACGGCAAGGCGTTCTTCACCGAGGACGGGCTCGGCTTCACCGAGGCCGATCTGAAGGCCTGGTGGGCGAAGGCCGAGAAGGGCCTCGAAGAGGGTCTCTACGCCGACCCCAAGAAGGTCGCCCAGATCAAGCCCAAGTCGGCGGTCGCCGCGGAACTGGCCGCCGGTGAGTTCACCTGGGACAACTTCACCGTCCGCTACACCTCCGAGGGCAAGAGCGAGTACGGTCTCGCCCCCATCCCCACCACCGACGGCAAGAGGACCGGCCAGTACCTCGGCTCCCTCATGCTCAGCGCCTCCAAGCGCACCCAGCACCCCAAGGAGGTCGCGCAGTTCATCGACTTCATGGTGCACGAGCCCGAGGTCGCCAAGATCATGGGCTACGACCGGGGGGTGCCCGCCACCCAGGCCCAGTACGACGCCTACCAGCCGACGGACCCGGTCAACAAGGCGATCGCCGAGTACGAGGAGTCGCTGGTCGCGGCGGGTGTCCTGGAGCCCATCACCCCGCACCCGAACGGCGCGGACATCTGTGAGGCCGCCTTCCTGCGCATCGGTGACGAACTCGCGCTGGGCACGCGCACGGTGGACGAGGCCGTCAAGCAGTTCTTCACCGAGTCGAAGACGGCTCTCGGCACCTGA
- a CDS encoding TIGR02611 family protein: protein MDTGSYGTGEVAVAADGTKSDTNVANSEADVAKNEAPLGSRAPEFVRARRMLHLSWQVAIFVVGLAVVVAGVIMLPLPGPGWIVIFGGMAIWATEFVWAQLVLRWTKRKVTEATERALDPKVRRRNIILTTIGLVIVAVLVGVYVWKFGFEMPWNIKDQ, encoded by the coding sequence ATGGACACGGGGAGTTACGGGACGGGGGAGGTCGCCGTGGCGGCCGACGGAACGAAGAGTGACACAAACGTAGCGAACAGTGAGGCCGATGTGGCCAAGAACGAAGCGCCGCTCGGATCTCGTGCGCCGGAATTCGTCAGAGCCCGGCGGATGCTGCACCTCAGCTGGCAGGTGGCGATCTTCGTCGTCGGGCTCGCGGTGGTGGTCGCGGGTGTGATCATGCTGCCGCTGCCCGGCCCCGGTTGGATCGTGATCTTCGGCGGCATGGCGATCTGGGCGACCGAGTTCGTCTGGGCCCAACTGGTGCTCCGCTGGACCAAGCGGAAGGTCACCGAGGCCACCGAGCGCGCCCTCGACCCCAAGGTGCGGCGGCGCAACATCATTCTGACGACGATCGGCCTGGTGATCGTGGCCGTTCTCGTCGGTGTCTACGTCTGGAAGTTCGGCTTCGAGATGCCCTGGAACATCAAGGACCAGTGA
- a CDS encoding SsgA family sporulation/cell division regulator, whose protein sequence is MNTTVSCELHLRLVVSSESSLPVPAGLRYDTADPYAVHATFHTGAEETVEWVFARDLLAEGLHRPTGTGDVRVWPSRSHGQGVVCIALSSPEGEALLEAPARALESFLKRTDAAVPPGTEHRHFDLDQELSHILAES, encoded by the coding sequence ATGAACACCACGGTCAGCTGCGAGCTGCACCTGCGCCTCGTTGTGTCGAGCGAGTCCTCACTGCCTGTTCCCGCGGGACTGCGGTATGACACGGCCGATCCCTACGCCGTGCACGCCACCTTCCACACCGGAGCAGAGGAAACGGTCGAATGGGTGTTCGCCCGCGACCTCCTCGCCGAGGGCCTGCACCGGCCCACCGGCACCGGCGACGTCCGTGTCTGGCCGTCGCGCAGTCACGGCCAGGGCGTCGTGTGCATCGCCCTGAGCTCCCCGGAGGGCGAGGCCCTCCTCGAAGCCCCGGCGCGGGCCCTGGAGTCCTTCCTGAAGCGCACGGACGCCGCCGTGCCACCCGGCACGGAGCACCGGCACTTCGACCTCGACCAGGAGCTCTCCCACATCCTGGCCGAGAGCTAG
- a CDS encoding CGNR zinc finger domain-containing protein: MLITHDTRCSLDAVVDLVNTAPDDDTATDGLATVAALADFVRNHEVSDVGVLSEFDLAAVRKVRGRFAEVFAAPDAASAASVINDLIAAAGTTPRLTDHDGYDWHVHYFAPGASLADHLSADCGMALAFFVVAGEQERLRRCEAPDCRRAFVDLSRNRSRRYCDSRTCGNRLHVAAYRARRKEAAG; encoded by the coding sequence GTGCTGATCACCCACGACACCCGGTGTTCCCTCGACGCCGTGGTGGATCTGGTGAACACCGCGCCGGACGACGACACGGCGACGGACGGGCTCGCGACTGTCGCGGCGCTCGCCGACTTCGTACGAAACCACGAGGTCAGCGATGTCGGTGTGCTGTCGGAGTTCGATCTCGCGGCCGTGCGCAAGGTCCGCGGCCGGTTCGCCGAGGTCTTCGCCGCGCCCGACGCGGCCTCGGCCGCCTCGGTCATCAACGATCTGATCGCCGCGGCCGGCACCACCCCCCGGCTCACCGATCACGACGGCTACGACTGGCATGTGCACTACTTCGCGCCCGGCGCGTCGCTCGCCGACCATCTCTCGGCCGACTGCGGCATGGCGCTCGCCTTCTTCGTGGTCGCCGGGGAGCAGGAGCGGCTGCGCCGCTGCGAGGCCCCCGACTGCCGGCGCGCCTTCGTCGACCTCTCCCGCAACCGCTCACGGCGCTACTGCGACAGCCGCACCTGCGGAAACCGCCTGCATGTGGCCGCGTACCGGGCACGCCGCAAGGAGGCGGCGGGCTGA
- a CDS encoding DsbA family protein: protein MSDSSPVPSAVVLDVWCELQCPDCRGALDDIRALRARYGDRLDVRLRHFPLEKHKHAFAAAQAAEEAAEQGRAWPYIEAVLGRVEELDRVGEPFLVEAARELGLDAEEFDTALIDGRHILIVDADQAEGKAIGVTGTPTYVIGGERLDGGKSQAGLRERIEEIADRLLAGGA, encoded by the coding sequence ATGAGCGACTCCTCCCCCGTGCCGTCCGCCGTCGTCCTGGACGTCTGGTGCGAACTCCAGTGTCCCGACTGCCGCGGCGCCCTCGACGACATCCGCGCGCTGCGGGCCCGCTACGGAGACCGGCTCGACGTACGGCTGCGGCACTTCCCGCTGGAGAAGCACAAGCACGCCTTCGCCGCCGCGCAGGCCGCCGAGGAGGCCGCGGAGCAGGGGCGGGCGTGGCCGTACATCGAGGCCGTACTCGGCCGGGTCGAGGAGCTGGACCGCGTCGGGGAGCCGTTCCTCGTCGAGGCGGCCCGTGAACTCGGGCTGGACGCCGAGGAGTTCGACACCGCGCTGATCGACGGCCGGCACATCCTGATCGTCGACGCCGACCAGGCCGAGGGCAAGGCGATCGGTGTGACCGGCACGCCCACGTATGTCATCGGCGGCGAGCGCCTCGACGGCGGCAAGAGCCAGGCGGGCCTGCGGGAGCGGATCGAGGAGATCGCCGACCGGCTGCTGGCCGGGGGCGCCTGA
- a CDS encoding GNAT family N-acetyltransferase: MTTTLRPIEPLQHAADGSRSRRYQVCVNSRPVGRIHLGTRPDPGSTAARILDLRIDEPDRRRGRATVAALAAEEVARGWGCRRIETSVPAGAEPALRLTQALGYVLRNRSMSKALDGRPPELPDGSRGRPMTEAEYGPWKEAGLEGYAQDLLTRGVPEAEAYGRAAEDYLRCMPQGVASTGNLVSVLEHEGTRVGTLWLWLTDDRAFVYDVEADAAHRGRGHGRTLMLLAEAQTVAAGKPALGLNVFAGNVRAECLYESLGYETTTHHLYKPLL, encoded by the coding sequence ATGACCACCACCCTGCGGCCCATCGAGCCGCTTCAGCACGCCGCCGACGGATCCCGTTCGCGCCGCTACCAGGTGTGTGTGAACAGCCGTCCCGTCGGCCGGATACACCTCGGTACACGTCCCGACCCCGGGTCCACGGCCGCCCGGATCCTGGACCTCCGGATCGACGAACCGGACCGGCGGCGCGGCCGGGCGACCGTCGCCGCGCTCGCCGCCGAGGAGGTGGCCCGGGGCTGGGGCTGCCGGCGGATCGAGACGTCCGTCCCGGCCGGTGCCGAGCCCGCCCTGCGGCTGACCCAGGCACTCGGCTACGTCCTGCGGAACCGCAGCATGAGCAAGGCCCTCGACGGCCGCCCGCCCGAACTGCCCGACGGCAGCCGGGGCCGGCCCATGACGGAGGCCGAGTACGGGCCCTGGAAGGAGGCCGGGCTGGAGGGCTACGCACAGGACCTGCTCACCCGCGGCGTGCCCGAGGCGGAGGCGTACGGGAGGGCCGCCGAGGACTATCTGCGCTGCATGCCGCAGGGCGTGGCCTCCACCGGCAACCTCGTCAGCGTGCTGGAACACGAGGGCACGAGAGTCGGCACCCTCTGGCTGTGGCTGACCGACGACAGAGCCTTCGTCTACGACGTGGAGGCGGACGCCGCGCACCGCGGCAGAGGACACGGCCGTACGCTCATGCTGCTGGCCGAGGCCCAGACGGTGGCGGCCGGGAAGCCCGCCCTCGGGCTCAACGTCTTCGCGGGGAACGTCCGGGCCGAATGCCTCTATGAGTCGCTCGGCTACGAGACGACGACCCACCACCTGTACAAGCCACTGCTCTGA
- a CDS encoding aminotransferase class IV, whose translation MKIWLDGGLQDIDSARVSVLDHGLTVGDGVFETAKTVDGRPFALTRHLDRLARSARGLGLPEPDLDEVRRACAAVVEANPVALGRLRITYTGGVSPLGSDRGDHGPTLVVALGETARRADSTATITVPWTRNERGALTGLKTTSYAENVVALARAHHQGATEALFANTVGQLCEGTGSNVFVVLDGEIHTPPVVSGCLAGITRALVVEWTGARETDLPLDVLDRADEIFLTSSLRDVQSVHRVDARELSATPGPVTAKAMRVFDERSGDDLDP comes from the coding sequence GTGAAGATCTGGCTCGACGGCGGACTGCAGGACATCGACTCCGCCCGTGTCTCCGTCCTCGACCACGGACTGACCGTGGGCGACGGCGTCTTCGAGACCGCGAAGACGGTCGACGGACGGCCGTTCGCACTGACCCGCCACCTCGACCGGCTGGCCCGCTCGGCCCGCGGACTCGGACTGCCCGAGCCCGACCTCGACGAGGTACGCCGCGCCTGCGCCGCCGTCGTGGAGGCCAACCCGGTGGCACTCGGCCGGCTGCGCATCACCTACACCGGCGGCGTCTCCCCGCTCGGCTCCGACCGCGGCGACCACGGCCCGACCCTCGTCGTCGCCCTCGGCGAGACCGCCCGGCGCGCCGACTCCACCGCCACGATCACCGTCCCGTGGACCCGCAACGAGCGCGGCGCCCTCACCGGCCTGAAGACCACCTCGTACGCCGAGAACGTCGTCGCTCTCGCCCGCGCCCACCACCAGGGCGCCACCGAGGCCCTGTTCGCCAACACCGTGGGACAGCTCTGCGAGGGCACGGGCTCCAATGTCTTCGTCGTCCTCGACGGCGAGATCCACACCCCGCCCGTCGTCTCCGGCTGCCTCGCGGGCATCACCCGCGCCCTTGTCGTCGAGTGGACCGGCGCCCGCGAGACCGACCTGCCGCTGGACGTCCTGGACCGCGCCGACGAGATCTTCCTGACGTCGAGCCTGCGGGACGTGCAGTCCGTGCACCGCGTCGACGCCCGCGAACTCTCCGCGACCCCGGGCCCGGTGACGGCCAAGGCGATGCGGGTCTTCGACGAGCGCTCGGGCGACGACCTCGATCCGTAA
- a CDS encoding chorismate-binding protein translates to MPDLPPLARFGNLLATGLTDVTSDAAALDSSGLWAVCADYEGGLVCARFRDVRREPAPAPVPGEWRGPGVGDWTSSLDRAAYTAGVRRIREHIAAGEVYQANLCRVLSAPVAPDADVDALSALLARGNPAPFAGTIRLPDHGVEIATASPELFLRRDGRTVESGPIKGTGRTEADLLEKDYAENVMIVDLVRNDIGQVCATGTVTVPDLCVVEKHPGLVHLVSMVRGELRADAGWPELLAAAFPPGSVTGAPKSSALRIIDALETAPRGPYTGGIGWVDADRGTGELAVGIRTFWIDRAAGELRFGTGAGITWGSDPEAEWRETELKAARLLAVASGTYEASGRTLT, encoded by the coding sequence GTGCCCGACCTCCCTCCGCTCGCCCGCTTCGGCAACCTCCTGGCCACCGGTCTCACCGATGTGACCAGCGACGCCGCCGCCCTGGACTCCTCCGGCCTCTGGGCCGTGTGCGCGGACTACGAGGGCGGTCTGGTGTGCGCGCGCTTCCGTGACGTACGCCGCGAGCCCGCGCCCGCTCCGGTGCCGGGGGAGTGGCGCGGTCCGGGTGTCGGCGACTGGACGTCGTCGCTCGACCGCGCCGCGTACACGGCGGGCGTACGCCGGATACGCGAGCACATCGCCGCCGGCGAGGTCTACCAGGCGAACCTCTGCCGGGTGCTGTCGGCGCCCGTCGCACCGGACGCCGACGTGGACGCCCTGAGCGCGCTGCTGGCCCGCGGCAACCCGGCACCCTTCGCAGGAACGATTCGCCTCCCGGATCACGGCGTCGAGATCGCCACCGCCTCCCCCGAACTCTTCCTGCGCCGCGACGGCCGGACCGTCGAGTCGGGCCCGATCAAGGGCACCGGACGCACCGAGGCCGACCTCCTGGAGAAGGACTACGCCGAGAACGTCATGATCGTCGACCTGGTCCGCAACGACATCGGACAGGTCTGCGCCACCGGCACCGTGACCGTCCCCGACCTGTGTGTCGTCGAGAAGCACCCCGGGCTGGTGCACCTGGTGTCGATGGTCCGCGGCGAACTGCGCGCAGACGCCGGCTGGCCCGAGCTGCTCGCCGCCGCCTTCCCGCCCGGCTCCGTCACCGGCGCCCCCAAGTCCAGCGCCCTGCGGATCATCGACGCCCTGGAGACCGCCCCGCGCGGCCCCTACACCGGCGGCATCGGCTGGGTCGACGCCGACCGGGGCACCGGAGAGCTGGCCGTCGGCATCCGTACCTTCTGGATCGACCGGGCGGCCGGCGAACTGCGCTTCGGCACCGGCGCGGGGATCACCTGGGGGTCGGACCCCGAGGCGGAGTGGCGGGAGACCGAGCTGAAGGCCGCCCGGCTCCTCGCGGTAGCGTCGGGGACGTACGAGGCGAGTGGGAGGACCCTTACGTGA